A stretch of DNA from Thalassococcus arenae:
CGGTCTGCCGCCCCCGGCCTACAAGCCGAAGGTTGCCGAGTTCCAGCCGCGTCACGACTCGATCGAGGCAGAGCCCGATACCTTCGTCGCGCCCCGCGCGCCCGCTCCGGGCACGCCGTCGCCGGAAACGCTGGCGCGGCTGCAGGCCGCCGCCGCGCGGTCGCGTCCGCAACAGCCGCAACAGGCAGCCAAACCGGCCGCGGCGCAGCCCACCGCCGAAGGCGACAAGCCGCGTTTCGGGATCAACTCGCTGATCGGACGGATGACCGGTCATGCCCATGAAGGCGCCACCCCGCGCCGCCAGCAGCCGCCTGTCCAGGCGCAGAAACCGGCCCCGATGCCGCGTGTCGAGGCGGATCCCGAAGACGAAAAGATCGAGATCCCGGCCTTCCTTCGCCGCCAGGCGAACTGACAATACGCGCATATCCGCCACAAACGCCCCCTTTTCCAGAGGGGGCGTTTTTCTATTTGAAACAACGTGTTCTGCGCCTTTCTTGGGATGGACGGCAAATCCCCGCCTATCGTGCCGAGGCCATGTTTCACATGGTTGCAATACTTGATTTGAGGCGACTGGGGCGCTCGGTTATCTCACCCTCAAAGCTGTGCCTGACGAAACAGGTGTCGGCAAACCCAGAGGTCCTTTGTGCAGACGACGATCCGTTCCGCAATCAGCTTTCAAGGCGTCGGCCTGCATTCCGGCCGACCCGCGCGGCTGACGATTCGCCCGGCGTCGGCAGAACACGGCATCTGGTTCAAGCGCACCGATATCGCCCTGGGCGACACCCTGGTTCCGGCCCTCTGGGACGCCGTCGAGGCCAGTCCGCTTTGCACGCGCATCGTCAACCGGGCAGGCGTGTCGGTGTCGACCATCGAACACGTGATGGCGGCGTTGGCGGGGTGCGGCATCCACAACGCGATGATCGAGATCGACGGTCCGGAATGTCCGATCCTGGACGGTTCCAGCGCACCGTTCGTGCGCGGTATCCTGTCCCGTGGCGTCCGTGTATTGGCGGCGCCGGTGCGCGCCATAGAAGTGCTGAACCCGGTTTCCGTGCATACCGCCAAGGGCTGGGCGCAACTGGCTCCGGGCCGCGGCTTGTCGATGGACTTTCATATCGATTTTTCCGACAGCGCGATCGGCGTACAGGACAAGACGCTGAGCCTGGCCAACGGAACTTTCGTGCGCGAACTGTGCGACAGCCGCACGTTCTGCCGTGCCGCCGATGTCGACGCGATGCGGGCCGCGGGCAAGGCGCTTGGCGGCACCTATGAGAATGCCGTGGTGGTTGACGGCGATCGGGTTCTCAGCCCCGGCGGCCTGCGCCACGCGGATGAAGCGGTGCGCCACAAGATGCTGGACGCGCTTGGTGACCTGGCCCTGGCCGGCGCGCCGATCCTGGGGCACTACACCGGTCACAAGGCTGGCCACGCCCTGACCAACGCCCTGCTGCGCGAACTGTTCGTCAACGCCGATGCCTATCGCGTCGTGCTTTGTGATGCCGCGATGGCGGCGTCGCTGCCCGGTGCCGGCGTGGAACGGCACGAAATCCCGGCAGTCGCCTGACGGCAA
This window harbors:
- the lpxC gene encoding UDP-3-O-acyl-N-acetylglucosamine deacetylase, whose amino-acid sequence is MQTTIRSAISFQGVGLHSGRPARLTIRPASAEHGIWFKRTDIALGDTLVPALWDAVEASPLCTRIVNRAGVSVSTIEHVMAALAGCGIHNAMIEIDGPECPILDGSSAPFVRGILSRGVRVLAAPVRAIEVLNPVSVHTAKGWAQLAPGRGLSMDFHIDFSDSAIGVQDKTLSLANGTFVRELCDSRTFCRAADVDAMRAAGKALGGTYENAVVVDGDRVLSPGGLRHADEAVRHKMLDALGDLALAGAPILGHYTGHKAGHALTNALLRELFVNADAYRVVLCDAAMAASLPGAGVERHEIPAVA